The genomic DNA ATGGGAAGCACCACGAGGTGGGGCCGGGCCCGCATCGCCCCGGTCACACCGGTCAGAAACGGAATGGTCGCTGTGGTGGCGTCGTCTGATTTCATGGCAAATCGTTCGCCGCTGGTCGTGGTGGGAGTCCCCGAATCCGCTCGGGTCTGCAGGCGACCGGCCGATGGAAGGGGCATGAACATCTGCAGCAGAGCTTCGGCAGGATATCGACCAGCATGAGCGTCGCATACATCACCAGCCGGTACCCGGCGCTCTCGCACAGCTTCATTCTGCGCGAGGTGCGGGCACTTCGAGCCCTCGGTCTCGACGTGCACACCTTCAGCGTGCGGCAGGCGCCACCCCAGGACCTCATCGCCCCGGAGGACCGCGAAGAGGCCGAGCGCACCCACGTGCTCGTGCCGCCGCCGGGTCGGGTGCTGGCCGCCGCCATGCAGCGTGCGTGGGCCGAACACCCGTCGCGGATGGCGCAGATCACCGGCGGGGCGGTGCGGCGGGGTGCGGCGATCGGACCCCGCGCGGCGTTGTGGCAGAGCTTCTATGTGGCTGAAGCCGTGCTGTTGTGGGACGAGTGCCGGCGTCGCGGCGTGCAACACATCCATGCGCACTTCGCCAACGTGGGCGCGGATGTCGCCGAACTCACCTCGCGGCTGGGCGGCGAAGGCTGGTCGTGGAGCTTCACGATGCACGGCCCCACCGAGTTCTTCGACGTGCCCGGACACCGCCTCGCCGAGAAGACCCGTGACGCCGGCTTCGTTGCCTGCATCAGCGACTTCTGCCGGAGCCAGCTGATGAAACTGGTCGGCCGGGAGCACTGGGACAAGCTGCACGTGGTGCACTGCGGCGTGCA from bacterium includes the following:
- a CDS encoding glycosyltransferase, giving the protein MSVAYITSRYPALSHSFILREVRALRALGLDVHTFSVRQAPPQDLIAPEDREEAERTHVLVPPPGRVLAAAMQRAWAEHPSRMAQITGGAVRRGAAIGPRAALWQSFYVAEAVLLWDECRRRGVQHIHAHFANVGADVAELTSRLGGEGWSWSFTMHGPTEFFDVPGHRLAEKTRDAGFVACISDFCRSQLMKLVGREHWDKLHVVHCGVHPDVYVPQPRVHHDDVFRVLCVGRLVPDKGQSLLVDAIAQIRERGIDAELTLVGDGPDRDPLDRHVRELGLGDAVHLVGAVGQDTIRDHYAAADVFCLPSFAEGVPVVLMEAMAMEIPVVTTRIAGIGELVEDEAAGILVRPGRAEYLTDALARLTDSDLRRRMGTRGREIVVREFDAARSAQGLAEHFAAITGAGA